TGTTGGAACAATGGCAGGAGAAGAACCTTTTGGAATGCTTATCTGGTTACTATCTCCATTAATTTGTACAATTCTTCTTCGCATTTTTGGAGAAGATGGGTGGAAAAATTCAGCGGTTTCCATTAATTTTAAAAATAATAAAAAGTTATATTTGATTAGCTTTTTAGTATACCCCACTGTCACTTTAATTGTTATATTACTGGGATTAATAACGAAAGGGATTAAATTTCCCAATGTAAATATTGGAATTACAGCCTATATTGGGGTTTTATCTGTACAAATTGCCATTCAATTTATAAAAAATATATTTGAAGAGTCAGTTTGGAGAGCCTATCTTACAAACCAATTGTTAAAATTAAAATTATCCGATTTGAAATTGTACTTACTTATCGGATTTATCTGGTGGATTTGGCACTTGCCATATATTATGATATTTTTGTCCGAAAGTGAAATACAAAACACTTTACCTGTTGAGAGACTAACTTTTTTCCTTGCTGGAACAATAGTAGTGATATGCTGGACGGTAATATATACAGAAATTTTTAGAGTTACTAAATCTATGTGGCCATTAGTTATTATGCATACTATGGAAGATGCAGTGATAAATCCGTTGCTTCTTTTAGGAATTGTATCTGTAGAAAAAAATCAGGCATTTCTTTTTTCACTTTCAGTAGGTATAATTTCGACAATTCTTTACTTGACAGTGGGATTAGTTATTAGAAATTGGAGAAAAAGACAAGATAGATAAAGCAAAAAAGAAATAAGCACTGATATAAAAGAAAAAACTAAAAACTAAAAACTCCCTATTTACCCTAAAACAACTTGTAATTAAGTAGCAAGCCAGAAATTACAATAACAAGTATTACCACTAAATACAATCCATTAGTTTTCAGAAATCCAGCAACATTTTTTCTATCTTCATCACTTAATTTAAATACTAAAAATATATCTTTATAGCTTTTCTTTATTAATCCAGATATAAAGAAAGATAGATAGAATATAAGCAAAAATACGGCGATTATCACAAAAATAAGCAGGGAGGCTTCTCCTATTTCAGGTGTTTCAGAAATCATATTTATTAGAATATGCATTAAAATAGAATATTTAATAGAATATCTATATGCAACATAAGACAGTACAATACCTATAAAGAATGCTGGAATAATCATATCTATATTATAATGAGATAATCCAAAAAGAATTGAGCTGGAAATTATTGCTGTTTTGATTCCATACTTTTTCAAATTATTCATTATAACTCCACGAAATATTATTTCCTCTAAAACAGGTGCAATACATATTGCATGAATTATATGTAAATATAAAGGTCTCTCTATTACAAAATCCTGTTCATAAATATTGCTTACTATTGAAATTATAAAACCTAAAGCGATATTTATCCAAAAAATCGATGCAAAATATATATTGAAATCTCGTTTGCTTAGTGTTTCATTCACTTTAAAATATTTGTATTCCTTGTTATTTTTTATAAAGTAATA
This is a stretch of genomic DNA from Leptotrichia hofstadii. It encodes these proteins:
- a CDS encoding CPBP family glutamic-type intramembrane protease, with the protein product MNDISKIKRNIIIFTIVSTACGWIGYLVDKLSGQAHYENVGTMAGEEPFGMLIWLLSPLICTILLRIFGEDGWKNSAVSINFKNNKKLYLISFLVYPTVTLIVILLGLITKGIKFPNVNIGITAYIGVLSVQIAIQFIKNIFEESVWRAYLTNQLLKLKLSDLKLYLLIGFIWWIWHLPYIMIFLSESEIQNTLPVERLTFFLAGTIVVICWTVIYTEIFRVTKSMWPLVIMHTMEDAVINPLLLLGIVSVEKNQAFLFSLSVGIISTILYLTVGLVIRNWRKRQDR
- a CDS encoding CPBP family intramembrane glutamic endopeptidase, which codes for MQKMLAKNNEKRDISLILCIIYCSYLVFKVFIQKGIAITNNDVLRYMYFFRIDKFLFCIPFLYYFIKNNKEYKYFKVNETLSKRDFNIYFASIFWINIALGFIISIVSNIYEQDFVIERPLYLHIIHAICIAPVLEEIIFRGVIMNNLKKYGIKTAIISSSILFGLSHYNIDMIIPAFFIGIVLSYVAYRYSIKYSILMHILINMISETPEIGEASLLIFVIIAVFLLIFYLSFFISGLIKKSYKDIFLVFKLSDEDRKNVAGFLKTNGLYLVVILVIVISGLLLNYKLF